In Astyanax mexicanus isolate ESR-SI-001 chromosome 25, AstMex3_surface, whole genome shotgun sequence, a genomic segment contains:
- the LOC111189970 gene encoding C-type lectin domain family 4 member F-like, with amino-acid sequence MSQSDFEDVSCFGKLRSEDLEDLAVVVYECTDTVTGHDPDTEMEYTNLKKKLHFLQSDGDSAGSRCYRLAAVGLGLLCALLLTAITLLWFKFTVERDQLQTSYNNLTIKRDQLQTSYTNLSIKRDQLQKKRDDLQKILSDLILLSGWKYFNSSFYYISTVEKNWYNSRKECKDRGTDLLIINSREEQEFINKEFGRTEAWIGLTDEKTEKVWKWVDGSPLTTK; translated from the exons ATGTCTCAGAGTGATTTTGAGGACGTGTCCTGCTTTGGGAAGCTGAGAAGTGAAGACCTAGAGGACTTAGCGGTGGTTGTCTATGAGTGCACCGATACCGTTACAGGTCATGACCCTGACACAGAGATGGAGTACACCAACCTGAAGAAGAAACTGCACTTTCTCCAATCAG atggagactctgcaggaagcagatgctacagactggctgcagtgggtctgggtctgctgtgtgctctcctgctgactgccatcacacTGCTGTGGTTCAAGTTCACTgtagagagagaccagttacagaccagttacaacaACCTAACTATTaaaagagaccagttacagaccagttacaccaacctgagtATTaaaagagaccagttacagaagAAGAGAGATGATCTGCAGAAGATACTTTCTGATCTGA ttttgctaAGTGGATGGAAATATTTCAACTCCAGTTTTTACTACATCTCTACTGTGGAGAAGAACTGGTATAACAGCAGAAAGGAGTGTAAAGACAGAGGAACAGACCTGCTGATCATCAATAGCAGAGAggaacag GAATTCATCAATAAAGAATTTGGCAGAACTGAAGCTTGGATTGGTCTGACTGATGAAAAAACAGAGAaggtctggaaatgggtggacggtTCACCTCTGACCACTAAgtaa